CAGTCACAAAAAGACGATGGGTTCCAGGCGATGCCTATTTCCGTGCCTCCAGGGCAGCTTTGATGGCTGTTGGGAATAGATCAGCATTATTTTCGTTCGTAGATAACCATGCAAGTGACACTTACCGTCGCAGGAGGTCTTGGCATCGCCAAATAGCATCCGAGTTCCGGGCATAAAGAACATGGGGTTTGGAACGTCAGCTGTGGATAAGGTTAGATGGGTTCATTCATCAGGGACGGCAGAGAGCACAATCATACCATATCCGCTGGACATCCCCCGCTTCATTACAATAACCTCCTTGCTCTTCCATGCATGGAGGACAGGCATGCCGGAGATAGCGGAGTCGGGCTCCATGGCGATAGGGTTAACGGTATCGTTGGCGCCAATCACGAGGGTGACATCTGTGTCTGAGAAGTCCTCGTTGatctcctccatctccaagACGACTGCATCGATTGTCAGCAAATGGACTATCAGTCTAAGACGATGAATGACTTACTGTCGTAAGGCACAGAGGCCTCTGCAAGCAGCACATTACATTGGCCGGGCATTCGGCCAGCAACAGGGTGAATGGCGAAGCGAACCTTGACGCCACGCGCACGCAGCAAGCCAACAATCTCCGAAAGAGCATACTGGGCTTTGGCAACAGCCATACCATAGCCAACCACAATGATGACATTCTCCGCGCCAGATAAAGCTTCTACGGTGTCATCGATGCTAGTTTGCTTGATCTCGccctcgatcttcttctgggTTTGCGCAGCTGGAGTCGAGATTCCACCGAATAGGACGTTTGTCAGCGACCGGTTCATATTAACGCACATGATGTATGAAAGAATGGAGCCGCTGACACCGATCAGAGATCCGACACTGGTGAGAAGTGGATTGTCGAGCATCAGACCTTCAGCCACGAGGGCGAATCCGGAATAAGCGTTCAACACCGTGATGACCACGGGCATATCGGCCCCACCGATAGCTGCGGTCGTGGTGTAGCCCTTCAGGAAACTAAGGACGGTGCTTGTTCCCAGACAGATAGCAGCAATTGCAGGGCTTCCTGGCGCCAGTGTAATGAACGCTCCCATTGTTGCCATGTTACTGCCCAACAGTGTCGAATTGAGAACGTGTCGGCCGGGCAGAATCGTCGGCTTGGAAGACATACGCCCTGCCAGTTTCAGAAAAGCGACGATCGAGCCGGTAAAGGTGATACCACCAATCAGAACACCCAGGTATGCTGTTGTCAGGTGTAGAGTTGTGATGTCACCAACATCGGCCATCACACTTCCGGCGCTAGTCAAAACCGCAGCCAATCCTACTACCGAGTGAAGAGCAGCGACGGTTTGGGGAAGACCGGTTGGTGTGATGCGACGGCCCATCAATCCTCCGATCAAGGCACCTGTTCCAGCAACAGCCGTGAACTGCGCGAGGGTCTCAGGAGAGAAGCCTACCGCAGCTAGTGAGGCCAGAATACCGGAGGCTACTCCCAGGATGCCGAAAATGTTGCCGCGCCGGGCTGTTTGCTGCGATGCCAGACTAGAGATTGAGCCCATGCATAGCATCGTGCTGACGAGATATCCAGCTTGGACCAGGCCGGACATGCCAGTGCTGGCAGCCGCAATGAAGCCACCACCAAACACCACAGCGGGGACAGCGTACAGCCATGGGTACTCGGGAGGGTCGGTTGGACGCTTGAACATGTCCAGCATGCGCTTCGTGACCACAAAGCCGCCGGAGATGTTCAGGAAAGCCAAAAACACGGAGACAGCACCGAAATATTCCGGGATAGTAGTCGGCACATAGCCTCCTCCCATAATGAACAGTCCACCAATGCCTACCATGCCAGAAATGGCGTTGGTAACGCTCATGAGCGGCGAGTGGAGTGCAGGTGCTACTCCCCACACAGCGCGATAGCCGACCAGACCAGCAAGTCCGAAGGTCATCATGTTGCCCATAAAGACTGGACCAGCTGCCTTTCCCAGGGCTAGGGTCGTGCCCATTGCGCCTGTTACCGCTGTCACATCGCGTGTTGCCTTTTGCCACGGCGTCAAAGCGACTTCCTCCTTTGCCCTGACAGCTTGTGCCTCTGGCTTTGGGGTTGGAGGTGGAGCGGGTGGAGCAGCAGGGGGGATTATTTCGCCATTATGAGTCACGATAGAGCCGCGCACAACTTCATCATTAAAGTCTATTCCAAACAACTTCTCCTGGGGAGACATGGAGAGAAGGTACTTGGTAATATTGTTCGAGTACAACGTTGAAGACTGGGTAGGGAGACGCGAAGGAAGATCCGTGTAGCCGATGATGGTGACATCCTTGTAGCTACTCAATTCCCCGGGAACAGTAGCTTCGCAATTCCCACCTGCCTCAGCAGCAAGATCAACGATGACAGAGCCTGGTTTCATTGCAGCAATCATTTCCTTAGTAATGAGCTTCGGCGCAGGTCGGCCTGGGATCAGGGCcgtggtgatgatgatatcAACCTCCTTAGCTTGCTCCATGAACAATTTCATTTCAGCTTCGATGAATTCCTTGGACATTTCTTTGGCATATCCACCCTGACCAGATCCATCTTCCTGGAAAGCAACCTCGACAAACTCGGCGCCTAAAGACTGGACTTGCTCTCGCACAGCCGGGCGGGTATCAAAGCCACGAACAATAGCACCCATGCGACGTGCAGACGCGATTGCGCTCAACCCAGCTACACCAGCACCAATAACGAGAATTTTACTGGGAGGAATTTTTCCAGCGGCAGTGACCTGGCCAGTCAAGAAGCGACCGAAGTGATTAGAAGCCTCCAGTACCGCCTTGTAACCTGCAATGTTGGCCATGGAGCTAAGGGCATCGAAAGTCTGCGCACGAGTGATTCGCGGAATGCGATCCATCGCAAAGGAGGTCACGCCACGGGCTGCAAGTGCTTCGACGAGGGGCTGGTTCTGGAGGGGATAGATGAAAGAGATCACGGTCGAGCCTTTGCGTAAAGCCTGAATTTCATTGAATGGTCCCTCCGACCGCGGGCTGCGGACCTTCAACACGATGTCACTCTGAGACCAGATTGCATCCCGGTCGACCATTGTCGCACCGGCCTTTTCGTAGGCATGGTCCAGTAACTGAGCGCGCTCGCCTGCACCGCGTTCGATGAGCACGCGGGAAACTCCCTTTTTCAACAGAAGGGCAACATTCTGTGGCGTGAGTGCCACCCGGCGCTCGCCCGGAAAAATTTCCAGCGGGACTCCAACAGTCAAGACTGAGTAGGGGGTGTTAGACACAGGCTCGGAGGGGGATGAGGCAAGGGAGGTTGTAGCGGTTCGTTTGGAAACGGAGGGCCATTGTGGCCGGCAAACGGACGGGCGTTTGTTTAGCGACGCGAAAAATGCTGATTTGAGGAAATGGGTTAGAAATCAGGCCAACTTGGGCTTTCGACGCCGTAATTTTGGAGAAGCTTACTTGATGTTACCGGAAGGCATGATTTCCCCGCGCGAGCCATAGACGCCCCATAACACGGCCGTAGGGCTGACCGCAGGGATGCTGGAGCACTCATTGCAAGCAATTCTGCAAGCTGTACGTTCTTTCGGGTCTTTTTGTGCTCATCTGATATCTAATGGGCCCAGAAAGGGGGAGCAGAACCAATGTGCCACATCCAGTCCAGAATGAAAGGCAGATAGACGCAATGCTAGAGAGAATTCAGAGCCAAAGCCTCAAGGGGGATCGGACTTCACAGCCAAAGGACAGAatgaaagaagagaaaggaggGGCACTTGAAGCGAAGTGAAAGCACAGATCTCGGAGCAACGTCCAAGCAAAGAGGGGAAGCGGCTATGTACAATTCCTACCGTGTGATGAAACCGGGACATTTGTGTAGAGATTGGTGGCTTCAATTTTCCTCTTTTCACTTGTgttgtccttttttttttttaatgagAGTTAGTTATACGCGGAGGAGGCGTTAGAAACGATtggtaaaaaaaaccctTGCTTCTCCAATCAACATTTCAGGAACCATGACAGGTATTGATAGCATAACAATTTGAATTAGCTAGAATTAGCTAGATTATTCTATGATCTAAGCCGGAAAGCCATCTACTGCAATACATAAGTCATTCTGTGCTCGGAACTAGGAGCTGATTACCAGTTACCCTTCCACATTCCTCTACCTCATCGACCAGTGTTCGATTCGCCATGGTCAGTGGAGCCAAGTTCCTCCACAGTCTCCGTAGCACCCTTAGTATCAATGAAGTGAGTAATGCGATCTTGAGGAAGCCAGGCACTCTCAGGCATCATGAAGTAGGAGATCAACGCCAAGATGGTGACTCCAGCCATGATAATGGGGGCATCTACCCCAGGAAGTTAGCAAGATAAATCCTACGGGAAAGAGAACAACGTACAATTCAAGTTCTCGCCAGTGACTGGGAACACGTAGGGCGAGAACAGGATAGCGACAACCCAACCATTCCAGAAGACACCAATGAACTGGAATGGCTTACTCCAGCGGCCGAGACTCCACTGGGGCTTCGGGAAGCGCGTCGGAGTGCACAAAAGTCGACCCAAGCAGATCAGACCGTAAGCCGCAGCGCTGGGAACACCGGCTGCCGAGACGAGGGAGGTAAACGCCGTCGCGGATGGAAGAATGGTGCAAGTGACCAGCGCGCTGACAATCCAGACAACGATAACTGCGTTCCGTGGCTGACCGTTGTTAATCCGAGAAACCCAACCCGAGAAGGGAAGGACGCCATCACGGGCGACGGCAAAGACAAGACGAGAAGCGGCGATGATCGCAATGGCGGTGTTCTAAGAACCGAAGTCAGCTATGAGAGATTCAGATCCAGAAACAGAGATGATAGCTCACCAGCCATAACGCGAAAACGCAGATCACGTTCATGAAGATATGACCGCCCTTGCCCAGAACCACAGCGTAAAGAGGCACAAAGGGTTGGGGCCCGCCAAAGCCCAGAAGTGTGTCGGCGTTGGGCTAAACGACCAACGAGGTTAGAAATTTGAAAAGTTGGAAGAGATTCATAGAGCCTCAAGGAGACGAACCGCGCAAAACAAAAACAGAATGATCGTAGCCAACCCCCCAAATCCACTAGCAACGGTACTCCAGAAGATACCCCGAGCAGCAGTAATAGAGGCATTCTTGGTTTCTTCCGCCACGTGACCCGATGCATCGAATCCAATCAAAATGCCAGCGGTAGCAAGATAAGAAAGACACCAGTTCCAGCCCGCGGGTGCTCCGGTACCGTTGTACGTGGTCATAAAGGCCTCGTGAGTGGTACGGAATCCCCAGGTTTGAGCGGTTCCAATGGGGAGCCAGATAACGTTGAGGACGAAGTCGAGCATGACCACTGCGGATGACCCCCAGAAGACATATCTGAAATATCGAGCTAAAACTGCTGTCAGAAGTAGTGAATCACAGTTAACCCACTGGGACATACGAGGCAAAAAGTTCAACAGGACGGCCAGGGCAAGCAAGATCTCAGTGCAGATCCACTGGACTGCGCGAAATTTGACACTACTTGGGTCTGATGGGAAATCAAGGTTGAATACGGTGATTTCCTGGAAAGCGATGTATCAGTCCAAATCCCGCGGGAATCCTTGAAAAAGAGAGCCTACCGCAAGCATATAGTTCACCGCAGCCTGGGTATTGCCTATTTTCAAATTCAGTTCGAATGCATGCCTTGGCGGGGTAGACACACGACCTACTTGCACAGAATGTGGTCCAAGCCGTTGTACTCCACCAGGCAACGATAAAGCCAAGGAGTCGGCCAAATCGAGGCCCACCAGCTTCGGCGGCCCACAAATAGATCGACCCGGCGGATGGAGACGCCGAACAAACCTCCGCGATGACAGCAGCGGTAATGAAGGTAAAGACCATGGTCACTAGATAACTAGTCCAATAGGCCAGGTTTCCCCCGGCGGCAATACCCGTGCTAAACGTAACGCGAACACCACCGACAAAGTAAAGCGCAGCTAGATTCAAGTCACTATAAATGCGCCCTTGCATGGGTGAACCGCAACACACGTACCGAATGTGGTCGAGAAATTCTCGACCAAAGTGTATGTCCGATGAAGAACCTGTTCAGCGACTCAGTGATCGcagatcatcttcatctttaCGATTTGACCTACTGGCTTATAGCCCATAGTTTGCTGGAAGATCACAGATGTCAGTTGATTTGCAAGTTacaaaaatttaaaaaacaaaaaaaaaacaagccGGATTGCACCACTTACCAACAAGGCGGCATCATCCTGATTCTTGAGCTCAGCCCGATCAACTTCACCCTCACCTTGATTGGTAAAAAGGGCAGCGGAACCACCGATAGGTTCAGGAGAGGCCATATTTGACAGAGATGGGAACAGAAAGAGACCAAGGGTGAGAACTCAGAAAATTTGAGGGTTGACTTTTGGTTAGTCCCGCGGTCATAACGTCCCTAAATTGATCCACCGGGAATGTTAGGCCCCACAAGAATGGGTTGATTTGATGACCAGGACTATTTTTGATTAATAGCGGTTGTGTTATCATTTACATAAGAGTCTTGCGATGTTGAACTTTTTAATATTGCAAGGTTGGTAAACTGCGGTGAACATGATGagttccaaaaaaaaaaataaaaataaaaatacaaaatcaaaaataaAATGGGGAGTTCGGAAAGGGTCCAAGATCAGCTCGGACTTGTCTGATCCGTAAATTGAACTTAATcttataaaaaaaaaaccattgCACGTTTTTAAAAGTCTGGAGTGTGTAGAGACTTGACTAGAGATAGTTCTTATATTCTCCATCTACAATGTTCTTTGGTGACACCGATCAGTCCAATATCGCTGATTTTGGGATTTGGTGAGTGGATGGTCCACCCCTGACAGGCTAACATGACTAGTAGTGCTAGTCGTGTTAGCTTGCTGCGAGATGGACTATATAGACGGAGTACAGTTGACCACTATAGCTCTACCGTCTCCGATCTCTCCTTCAACCAGGGATCTCAGTGGGAAGACTTTTGTTTTGATTAGATCAACTTGTTGAGTTGTATACTTATCAGACACTTCCTATATCCCAAGTTGTCTTGCCAGCTCGGGGCTGTCCTACCACCTCAGCCAGATGACACATCGTTGTTAAAATAAAGCGGTATCTCAGCTCGAGTCCATCACATAAGAATCAGGAAAGAGAAGGATGGAAGCAACGTTCAAGGCTCACAGACTACCGACGACAACCCCATCCGCTCTAGGCTATCAAGATATGTTTCTCTGCCGTTTCTCTGCACTGCCCGCATGCCTACGGCATGTTCAATCATGTGTACCTTAAGGCCAAATCCTATTGTAAAACTCCCTGAACACGGAGCAAAGATTGTTGCACAGGGCGTCTCACTATGCGATAGACTAGGACTCTTGCAGACCGAAGGTGGACAAGCCCAACAAAGATAACAAGAAGATGATTGATAACTCTTAGTATCTTTAGTTTTAATAACTTTGAAGGGAATCGACAGGACTGCGTAAGTAGTAGACTCAAGAGACTCAAGAATGACAGACTCGCTACCTGGGGAACATACTTCTTAAATCCGTATTATGCGGTGCCCTTCCTCAGCCAGGCAGCTTTGCTCGCGGATCAAGCTGTCGTGCTTTTGGCTGAAGGCAGGGAAAATCTGAAAATTTGTGGGAAGAAATGAAATTTGGGCGTTTCGCGGTCGAGTATATCAACGACGTCAATGGTTGCTCTCTCGATTCCCTGTACTATATTTCTGCGCTGTTTGGGCGCCATGGGTGTTCCTTGGACTAGATCTGTTGGAAGATCACATGCTGACATCCcgtttgctcctagtactaGTCAAGTTCATATCTGTAAATAGTttcactttcttcttctctctccacACCATACAAGATTTCCAGTCAGATCTACAGCTTCATACTTGTAGATACTGTCTATCAGGATCCCTCCACAGCGATGTTGTGGTGATGACTACTGCTGCAATGGAAGACCCGCTTGGCATTTCTATGGACTTTGAGCTGGTCGAGAAGTAGGAACTAGTGGTCATATGTCCAGGGTACGTGAGTGACACAGAGCCTGATACCCTTGTCGGGAGACATGCTGTGGAATCTGATGCCCTGTTAAGATGTAAAACGTGATCGCTGTGAAGGGTGGGGGGCTGGCATTACAGATCTAAGCAGGAGATAGGAATCACTAGAGGCAGCAACAAAAGAATCAGAGAATGGAACCAGTGAAAGGAAGGGACCTCGAAGAAAACAAAAGGGGGGCATAATGATATTCTTCGAACAACCGAGAGCTATCAAGGCTAATGACGAATAGCCATTATTTCAAGTGTCCATGTCTGAACACTAGTTCACCTCCAAGTTTTGTGCCCGACGGAGATACACACGGAGGGCGTACCGTTGTCTGCCAAGAGCTGAACTAAACGGCTCACTTCTTATCTTTATTATGTGCTCTGGGAGTCAACTTTGGGAACCTTTCCACAGAGGTGGATGTTCTAGCTAAGGGGAGTCCAAAAACCTCGGAAGGCCCTCTGGCCCAGGAGGGGCGCCGAAGGCAAAACCCATCAAGTCTTGGCCAAAGGCTTTCATTGTAAAAATTGGAAACATCTCAATATCACAAGCTAAACAATCATAGACTCTAAATGCTCTATAGCGGTTTTCTCAGGCTTGAAGCTTTTAGATCGACATCAACGCTAAGGACTCGTGCACAGGGACTGAAGACAACACTGCTTTTCGAGTTGGCTTGAATTGAAGTCACACAATCACAAGAGAGTCGATACTCGAAAGATTCATCTATCGAACCTAACTCAACATCTAGCATATTCGGCTTGCTTCAGGGAAGCTCACCTCGAGCTTGTGGAGGCCGTTGGTTTGTACAAGTTGATCATTGAGAATAGGAATCAAACTACAAGATCAGTTTCAAATCCAAGCGAAACGGAAAATTCACTTACAATGCACTCTTCAAAAGGCACGCTGGAGTTTAGAATAGCCCCCATGGCCGCCCGAGCAATCGTCACTGGCACCCCAACATACACCGCCTGTTGCTCTGCCTGTTCAAGGACGGCCTCATTGCGTGAGGGAACGTTTACGGAAGCCCGGGTGGATTTGAACCGAGTTGCCTCGCGGACATATGCGGCTCTATGTAAGTGAAGGAGTCAATGTCACAGTCATAACAGTAGATCAGCGAATTCTTGATCTACGGAGGCCAGAGTACAAACCGCCGATTTAGGAGATCGAGCAATTGATTGTCGATCTCATCGAGCGCAGTGCGGATCTCGTCCAGAGAGTCACAGCATGTAGTCAGCGTGCCATTCATTGATGAAAAATGAACACTCGGGGTACCCCATGGCACGGGGCGATGATCCCCTGAGGGTACTGAGATCAGATTGGGACCATAACAAGCATCCGCGTTGGCCTTGACGTTGGCAGCTGAGCCAAAAGCAGTCCAAAGGGCTAACCCGCCAAAGAGAATCTGCGAAAACATGATCAAAATTCGACCGCAAGCAAGACCTTACGGAGTAATTTCCACAGGAATCATAACCATGACAAACCCCTTATACTCGTGCAAAGTCCACCACCACCCAGTGTTGGTGGGCCCCGCTGGATAATACACTCTCACCGGATCACAAATTCATCCAGTGAAAAGGAGGCATTCACCCGACTATTTATAACCATCCACGATGACTATTTAGATATGTTGTATATGCAGTCAGTGAATAGAAGTTTCCACCCCTGGCACCACCCCGTACACCCGTATGATTACATGAGATACTGCCGGTCCtatttacggagtactcgcCCAGGAATTCAAATTTAGCTTGTCGCATGCCTCCCGCTTTAACTAGGCGGTACGGATCGACAAGTGGCGGTGAGATGAGCGGGGCTCCAGGGGGTGTCAAAAGCATGTCcactgtacggagtactccgtactctgtcTGGCCGCCATGACAGCTTTAGGCTCAGCTTCCACTAAATCTTTTTGAGAGAGATGGTAGACAGTCTACAAAATGAAgttgtagatgaaactggaaatctctggATACGTGGaaatagagagagagagagagagagagaaactatctacaggCACTAGCTATGTTGTAGACtaaagtactgggagcaaaacagggaagtcacatgactttcAACACTtttgcttcctgctctctCTGTGGAGCTTGCAATTCCATGGCTTGCTTAGCCTACTTCCCTCTCTAGCTTCTGAGCTTGGCATCTCCCTTTTTTCCCAAGTGATAGCACTGGCGAGCTCTAAGAATTCATCTCTTATTTTTGGGAGCATTCCAAGCGAGTTTAAGATATTGGGGTTTCTTTGAAGAAGCAATTCAAGATCGAGTTGCTACGCTACGATATAGTTCTGTCTAGGCTTCGTCAAAGATACTGTCTCACTTACTGAGCATAGGGTTACATGGTACAAAACACGCAACGTAAGAGAACTACTACGGGCAAAATCAGTCAGAGCACGTTGGAGACTGCTGCAGATCAGGCTGGTCAACGTGGAAGGGATGACGCAGCATGTCAAGTCCCCTACACAGATCAACTGCGTAAACCAATGCggggaaagaaaatgagCTTTACTCCGAGTTTCTTGACGAAACCCCTCTTCGGCTGTTAACAACATCTGAACAATGGGACGTGCGTCTCCATAACGTCTAATCACTCGTCGGAGTAGAACTTTGTACCTCACACA
Above is a window of Penicillium digitatum chromosome 2, complete sequence DNA encoding:
- a CDS encoding Amino acid permease, putative; this encodes MASPEPIGGSAALFTNQGEGEVDRAELKNQDDAALLQTMGYKPVLHRTYTLVENFSTTFAALYFVGGVRVTFSTGIAAGGNLAYWTSYLVTMVFTFITAAVIAEVCSASPSAGSIYLWAAEAGGPRFGRLLGFIVAWWSTTAWTTFCASNTQAAVNYMLAEITVFNLDFPSDPSSVKFRAVQWICTEILLALAVLLNFLPPRYFRYVFWGSSAVVMLDFVLNVIWLPIGTAQTWGFRTTHEAFMTTYNGTGAPAGWNWCLSYLATAGILIGFDASGHVAEETKNASITAARGIFWSTVASGFGGLATIILFLFCAPNADTLLGFGGPQPFVPLYAVVLGKGGHIFMNVICVFALWLNTAIAIIAASRLVFAVARDGVLPFSGWVSRINNGQPRNAVIVVWIVSALVTCTILPSATAFTSLVSAAGVPSAAAYGLICLGRLLCTPTRFPKPQWSLGRWSKPFQFIGVFWNGWVVAILFSPYVFPVTGENLNYAPIIMAGVTILALISYFMMPESAWLPQDRITHFIDTKGATETVEELGSTDHGESNTGR
- a CDS encoding Nicotinamide nucleotide transhydrogenase, putative, giving the protein MSAPASLRSALRPCYGASMARAGKSCLPVTSTFFASLNKRPSVCRPQWPSVSKRTATTSLASSPSEPVSNTPYSVLTVGVPLEIFPGERRVALTPQNVALLLKKGVSRVLIERGAGERAQLLDHAYEKAGATMVDRDAIWSQSDIVLKVRSPRSEGPFNEIQALRKGSTVISFIYPLQNQPLVEALAARGVTSFAMDRIPRITRAQTFDALSSMANIAGYKAVLEASNHFGRFLTGQVTAAGKIPPSKILVIGAGVAGLSAIASARRMGAIVRGFDTRPAVREQVQSLGAEFVEVAFQEDGSGQGGYAKEMSKEFIEAEMKLFMEQAKEVDIIITTALIPGRPAPKLITKEMIAAMKPGSVIVDLAAEAGGNCEATVPGELSSYKDVTIIGYTDLPSRLPTQSSTLYSNNITKYLLSMSPQEKLFGIDFNDEVVRGSIVTHNGEIIPPAAPPAPPPTPKPEAQAVRAKEEVALTPWQKATRDVTAVTGAMGTTLALGKAAGPVFMGNMMTFGLAGLVGYRAVWGVAPALHSPLMSVTNAISGMVGIGGLFIMGGGYVPTTIPEYFGAVSVFLAFLNISGGFVVTKRMLDMFKRPTDPPEYPWLYAVPAVVFGGGFIAAASTGMSGLVQAGYLVSTMLCMGSISSLASQQTARRGNIFGILGVASGILASLAAVGFSPETLAQFTAVAGTGALIGGLMGRRITPTGLPQTVAALHSVVGLAAVLTSAGSVMADVGDITTLHLTTAYLGVLIGGITFTGSIVAFLKLAGRMSSKPTILPGRHVLNSTLLGSNMATMGAFITLAPGSPAIAAICLGTSTVLSFLKGYTTTAAIGGADMPVVITVLNAYSGFALVAEGLMLDNPLLTSVGSLIGVSGSILSYIMCVNMNRSLTNVLFGGISTPAAQTQKKIEGEIKQTSIDDTVEALSGAENVIIVVGYGMAVAKAQYALSEIVGLLRARGVKVRFAIHPVAGRMPGQCNVLLAEASVPYDIVLEMEEINEDFSDTDVTLVIGANDTVNPIAMEPDSAISGMPVLHAWKSKEVIVMKRGMSSGYADVPNPMFFMPGTRMLFGDAKTSCDAIKAALEARK
- a CDS encoding Chorismate mutase, type II, with product MFSQILFGGLALWTAFGSAANVKANADACYGPNLISVPSGDHRPVPWGTPSVHFSSMNGTLTTCCDSLDEIRTALDEIDNQLLDLLNRRAAYVREATRFKSTRASVNVPSRNEAVLEQAEQQAVAFLIPILNDQLVQTNGLHKLEMNLSSIDSLVIV